A portion of the Juglans microcarpa x Juglans regia isolate MS1-56 chromosome 1D, Jm3101_v1.0, whole genome shotgun sequence genome contains these proteins:
- the LOC121239849 gene encoding probable protein phosphatase 2C 34, translating to MVLFPSFLDGLTRSESLKKGKNYENDVGRETAKTIAKEARKNELILSSSGTVKSNKSNNFASVCSKRGKKGINQDCLIVWEEFGCQEDMIFCGIFDGHGPWGHLVSKRVRKSVPTSLLCNWQESIASTSLDLDPKIEVDRNLNRFNIWKQSYLKTYAAVDQELKHHPRIDSFHSGTTALTIVKQGENLVIANVGDSRAVLATSDDAGHLVPLQLSIDFKPNLPQEAERIADFKGRVFCLQDEPGVYRIWKPNSQTTGLALSRALGDYCLKDFGLISVPDVTQRNITSRDKFVILATDGIWDVISNQEAVQIVSSTPDREKSAKRLVECAVRGWKHKKRGIAMDDISAICLFFHTPSPQPIPDVHVSK from the exons ATGGTACTTTTTCCATCCTTTCTTGATGGGCTGACCCGATCTGAATCCCTCAAGAAAGGCAAGAATTATGAGAATGATGTTGGAAGGGAAACTGCGAAAACAATAGCAAAGGAAGCCAGGAAGAATGAGTTGATATTGAGTTCTTCTGGCACCGTTAAGTCCAACAAATCCAACAACTTTGCATCAGTATGCTCTAAGAGAGGGAAGAAGGGAATAAATCAGGACTGCTTAATTGTTTGGGAG GAGTTTGGATGTCAAGAAGACATGATCTTTTGTGGGATTTTTGATGGGCATGGCCCATGGGGACACCTTGTATCCAAAAGGGTCAGGAAATCAGTGCCTACTTCTTTGCTGTGCAATTGGCAAGAATCTATAGCTTCGACCTCACTGGACCTGGATCCTAAAATAGAAGTGGATAGAAATCTTAATCGGTTCAATATATGGAAGCAATCCTACTTAAAAACTTATGCTGCCGTTGACCAGGAGCTTAAGCATCATCCCCGAATCGATTCTTTTCATAGTGGTACTACAGCTCTGACGATTGTTAAACAG GGGGAAAACCTTGTCATTGCAAACGTTGGAGATTCTAGGGCTGTATTGGCAACTTCCGATGATGCTGGCCATTTGGTACCACTTCAGCTTAGCATTGACTTCAAGCCCAATTTACCTc AGGAGGCTGAGCGAATAGCAGATTTCAAGGGACGAGTCTTTTGCTTACAAGATGAACCTGGAGTGTACAGGATCTGGAAGCCTAATAGTCAGACAACAGGACTAGCGCTATCAAGAGCTTTGGGTGACTACTGCCTAAAGGACTTTGGGCTTATTTCTGTGCCAGATGTGACACAGAGGAATATAACCAGCAGAGACAAATTTGTCATCTTGGCAACAGATGGG aTATGGGATGTTATTTCCAACCAAGAAGCTGTACAAATTGTGTCTTCAACACCTGATAGGGAAAAATCAGCAAAAAGGCTTGTGGAGTGCGCTGTCCGTGGATGGAAACACAAGAAGCGAGGCATTGCGATGGATGACATCTCAGCTATTTGCCTCTTCTTTCACACTCCATCCCCTCAACCAATCCCCGATGTGCATGTCTCAAAATGA